Part of the Leptodactylus fuscus isolate aLepFus1 chromosome 6, aLepFus1.hap2, whole genome shotgun sequence genome, agttaTATACAGGCCAGGCCAGTTATATACGGGGCAgttatatatacagggcagttacATATAAGGCAGATATATACAGGCCAGTTATATACGGGGCACTTACAGTAGAGAATTACGTCTGCCCTCCGGTTGTGTTGGCAGTGACGGgcaggtgggcggggcttagctcaCACTCTCGGGGCCTCGGCAGCGCCACCTGCCGGCTCTCGGCTTCTCCTCCCACTTTTATGAGTCACAGAGTAAGAAACGAAACTTTGGCCGCCCGCCCCGGTGTGTCTCGTTGTCTGCATTAGCGGCTCTCATTAGTGCGGGCGATGTCCATCATGGCGCAGTCCCTGGCTGACATGGCGGAGGAGTTGACCTGTTCCATCTGCCTGAGTCTCTTCACCACGCCGGTCACTCTGCCCTGTGGCCACAACTTCTGCTCGCAGTGCCTGGACCTGAGCTGGAAGGGGCAGGAGGGCTCGTACAGCTGCCCGCAGTGCCGCTATGTCTTCTCCAGTAAGCCCGAGCTCATGAAAAACACCCTGCTCAGTAACCTGGTGAGCCAGGTGGTGGCGGCCCGGGGGAATGGTGAGGAGCCGGACCAGGCAGCGGCGGAGGACCGAGAGGacgaggacgaggaggaggagatcCCGGACAGGAGCGCCGTGCTGTGTGACAGCTGCAGGAAGGTGGCGGCCTCCAAGACCTGCCTCACCTGTATGGCGTCCTTCTGCCAGGAGCACCTGATGCCTCACCTGCAGAGCCCGGCCTTCCTGGACCACCTGCTGAGCCAACCCCTGGGCGACCTGCAGCAGAGGAAGTGCCCGGAGCATGGCAAGCTGATGGACCAGTACTGCTGCGACCATGGCCAGTGCCTGTGCTGCTACTGTGCCCTGAGCCACAAGACCTGCAAGACGTACACCCTGCAGGAGGCCAAGCAACTCAAGGAGGTGAGCGCCACACACAGGGCAGGTGCCGTATTCTCTCCTGGGGGTGTCGGACCCCCCTATATATATACGTGTATGTCAGACCCCTCAATCTTCTATGATAAATCTCACCAGTGTGGCAAATCTCTTGTGACACTTGCCACCCTTAAGTCCAACCATAAAGCCTCGGGCTCACCAGTCACCGCTTCTTCCCATGATCTTCTATCTGGCCCATGTATGCCACATTCGCCAAAACATCCAGTTCTCCTCTGGGCCAGCCAGAACACTTTCCGGGCCAGCGATGCTGTCTGCACCTACCCGGCCTCTGACCATACCAGCATCGTCCAACAAATGTGTGAAATCCTCTGTGATCAGTCTGGAGCTTTCCTGGCTCTTGTATGTCATGTCCGTGGCCACGTTAAGGCTCCACCACTTCCCAAGTGACTCCTATAGGCGCACAACATTCTGCAAGTCGCCGTATATTCTAGGTCTTTCCCGCTTATGACAtttcgggtgtactttgtagttctaataTTTTGGGgactgtctattgctttgattttttttttttttttttttttttttttttttttattcaaatttttatcagagacaaaacagtgaaaaaatggcggtttggcacttttgacctttCTTCCTGCTGCGGCGTTtatcatacaggaaaaatatttttacagatttgtagagcgggcgttttcggacacagggatacctaacatgtaggtgcttcacagtatttaactacttttatatgtgttttaaggaaaggggatgatttgaattttttttttttattatatatataatattatatataattacatttatttatttattttttttttgtatttattagaccccctagggggtcttgaaccccagggcgtctgaacactaatgcaatgcattacaatgctagtgcattgcaaaaaatcgtcacttcttttgcaggctgcatagagcactgcagatagaccGGGgcgccttcacaaggctcccggctgtcgtgcCAACGTGACGTCAATCACCGACAAAATCACAAGCtgtcgggaaaatggtgcctcggtcagctttgaccgaggcgccggaggggttaatgctccTGATCGGTGAGAGTAAGGACTGGGGGCGTTAGCACTGGGTCTCTACTGTGTAAATCAGTAGACACCCCGCAGATATGGTTGCCGCTCGACTCCCAGGTGGCCGCCATAATTAAACACCTGGCGTTGGATCTCAggaagggattaaaggggttgctaCTATTCAGGTGGCCATctagtggataggtcatcagtatcaattctcttcaggtcctggacaaatcctttaacACTTATTTCAACACTAGATAAAATGAACAAGCTCAGCTCTTAATCCAGGGTTAAGGAATCCCATGTATGCCCCTGGCCTCAGACACGTCCTCCAGATCCTAGGATTTCCATGGTCACATGTACCATTTGCCTAAATTCTTCTGTCTGTGACAGAGCAGAAAACACTGGAGAAGTCGGCATAAAGAGTGAAACTATCTGACAGGCCTAAATGCAGTATATCCACCAGTGCCCTCACCTTCTCCCATGTGCCGACATATCGCGGGCATCTACGATATCCCTAACAGTATACATTTTAGGGATTCGCGAACAGATTTGGATCCAACTGGATTTAACcctaattttccaaaattttctgAAACTTGGGACCTCACCTATGAAActctctcttcagaccccagagtataagtgaaggcccagggtAGGATCATGAATATAACACCCTGTTATACTCGCCTCACCTCACCGCTCCTGGGCGTTCTCGCAGTATCTGACAGTCCCCCGATGTCTTTTTCCAGCCTCTGGATGACATCACGCACCCCGGGGTCACCACTAATGCCTGTAATTGGGCTTCAGCCATTGCGGGAAGAGACCCCCAGAgtacagtaatacacttctgGTTCATGTTGAACATGTTTGTTGCAAAACGAATCAAAgggctgaacctcacaaatattcgttGAAAACCCAATCTTGtgaagttcgcccatctctaatagaGTGTGTAGCCTGCATGGgtgtcagtcacatgacctttGTCCCTGGGTAAGGCATGTCTGTCACATCCTGGTATATTATTCTATTTATCAATGTCTCTTTTGAAtatggaatatgcaaataagatctcCCTGGTagaaaagaggaacttgctctagcgccaccttctgGAAGGAAGTTATCTATAGATCAATACTGATTTCAGAGGCAAAACTTGAAGCCTGTGGGCCCCAATAGAACCCCTTGTGGTATTTATATAGGTAAGGAACTTttgaggccccccccccccttcagtgcCCAATAGCAACTGATACCTCTAAACCTGTAATGGCTTCGCCCTTGCCTATGAATTGTGGATAAGGAATATGTAAATAAATCCTCTTGGTGGAAAAGCGGAACTTGTTCTAGCGCCATCTTTTGGGAGGTGGTACCCTAGAGATCAATGCCGGATTTTCCAAAGGCCTAGTGATTTTTACGCCCAGATTATGCCACTAGGTTTCTGGAAAACAGGCATTAATCGATAAGTCTTCCTTGTATATTACTTACCCAGAATTCTCAGCAGGGCATACATTGTCTAATATGTCCCTGTACACCTAATGTTGGCCTCTTTGAGGTGATGTCTCCTGAATGAGATATAGCGCCCCTTCTGACCATTTCATATACAATATTCTAACACCTTCCAGCCTTATATTTTTGGCCATTCCATTCTGCTTTCATCTTCTCCACACTACTTCCTCTTTCAGGCACATGGTCCTAGATATCATGAGGAGAAGAGGAGCGCGCACGCTAGATATCATGAGGAGAAGAGGAGCGCGCACGCTAGATATCATGAGGAGAAGAGGAGCGCGCACGCTAGATATCATGAGGAGAAGAGGAGCGCGCACGCTAGATATCGTGGGGAGGAGGAGCGCGCACGCTAGATATCGTGGGGAGGAGGAGCGCGCACGCTAGATATCGTGGGGAGGAGGAGCGCGCACGCTAGATATCGTGGGGAGGAGGAGCGCGCACGCTAGATATCGTGGGGAGGAGGAGCGCGCACGCTAGATATCGTGGGGAGGAGGAGCGCGCACGCTAGATATCGTGGGGAGGAGGAGCGCGCACGCTAGATATCGTGGGGAGGAGAGAAGTGATCTGAGGTCTTCCTGCTTCTTATCTGCAGATGAATGCAGCAGGTCTTCAGCAGACATTACTAGCTTACGCCTAAATAATAGAGCAGGAATCTAAAACCTTCCTGCTACTCGACTATTCAACTACTTCGGTATCCTAAGATAAAAGGGGACATGCAGCCATTTCCCTGCCGGATTGTCACGGCACCCCTGGGAGGTCTCCACAGTACCCTGGTTAGAAATCGCTGACTTAGAGGATAGGAGATGCGCGtgcgaacacacacacacacacacacacacacacacacacacacacacactctctgtgTAGAAGAAAAGGTGCACACATCTGTATTCTCACAATTTGATCACTTTCTTTCCAGCTGCATTATACAAACTTGCTGAGATCTGTAAACCAGAAGATCGAGAAGGCGCTGAGCACAGCAGAGGAGGTGCAGTGTGAGCAGAAGCGTGTTCTGGTGAGTGCACAGATCCTCAGGGGCGGAGCCAACCACTGCATGCCAACCCACTCCTCACATAATCTACTCTTATCTATTCAGGAAACTACCAAGAAGAAAAAGGAGCTTCTGGAGGCCGAGTATGAAGAGATCAAGAGCCTGATCGATGAAGAGCGGTGCAGGGCCATGGCAAAGATCgaggaggaagaaaagaaagTCACTGGAAAATTCAACTTCACACAAAGTGTCCTGAGTAAGAAGCGTCAAGAGTATGAGAAAATGCGCAATAGGGTGCAGAGCCTCCTCCAGGAGCAGGACGACCTCCAATTCTTGAAGGTGAGAACTTAAACCTCATCCATACTGGAGCTACAGCTGTATAaatagtgcagctctggaatattatACAGGATGTAAAACAGAAGTaacatatgtacacagtgactgtaccagcagaatagtgagcgcagctctggagtataatacaggttgtaactcaggatcagtacaggataagtaatgtatgtacacagtgactgtaccagcagaatagtgagcgcagctctggagtataatacaggatgtaactcaggatcagtacaggataattaatgtatgtacacagtgactgtaccagcagaatagtgagcgcagctctggagtataatacagaagacGTAATAATTTATTCTATAGGTGACCTGTATTGAGGGTCAGGGGTGACTGTGTTTTATCATGTCTTCCATCCATGCAGAGAGCGTCTAAGCTGAAGGATACTACCTCCAAGGAACCATACAAGCCAAAgacagaatttgatgacaaatTGCTGCAAGGCATCTataagtctgctgtggccctcaAAGAGACTGTTAAGTCCAGGATTGGTCAGATAGGTAAGAGCACCTCTGAGATGtctggggcatgctgggagttgtagtctcaccagCTGACTCCTGATAATGTCATTTCTGCCTCACACAGCAGGAACTCCAGAATGGAGATCCCAGACCTCACCAAAGTCACCAGGAGCAGAGCCGGTGGTGGAATCAGGTAGGATGAGCCGGAGCCCGGCACGTAACACTCTCCATATCAGCATTACCTGAAGCTTGTGGTGGGAGGATACTTTCATGTGCACATCACTTTTTACCCAGTCTATTACCCTCATCTCTTAAACTTGTGTCTAGAGGGATGTAAATTTGGGAATATGGGGTCAGGGCCAGCAGATTTCTGTTGTATAAGATCCAGAGAGGAATCTGCTTTATGTATTACAGAGGAGGCTAGCGACTGGTGGAGACCCACATCACCTAATCCTGGAAAATCAGGGGAGAAGCCCCAGACCAAGAGTAAGTCATCTCATGGGAGTCTTATAATAAACCCTATAATAGTTAATCTCCTTATAATAGTATGGGTGAGGGGTCTTGTATTACACCAGTGTATTATATGGGCTGCCATCACCTTATAATAGTACAGTAAGGGGAAGGGGCTCGTGGTTGCACTGCACTGCTGATGTACAGATCATAAAGACTCAGAGACCGGCCATATTGTCTTTCAGTTAAACCCAAGATAAAGAAAACGCCGAACACGCCACCGGCAGCTGCCAGTGCGCCAAAGCCTGAAGGTATGTACTTCTTTCTATACATAGTAGGGTTAGATGGTGGTAGTGAAAAGATGGGAGGTATAGATGGTGGTGGGCAGCAGATAGTTTGGAGGTATAGGTGATAGTGGGCATGTGGTGGTAGCAGATAAAAGGTATACAGGGCGGTGGTGAATAGGTAGTTACAGCAGATAGGAGGTATACATGACAGTGGGGGGCAGGTAATGGCAACAGATAGGAGGCGTAGATGTCAGTGACAGCAGAAAGCGGGTACAGATGGTGGTGGACACGTGATGGCGGTATCTCTGACATCTTGCACATCTTTGTCTTTATTTTACAGAAAGGCCACAGAGGTCGCCACGATCAAAATCAGTCACAAACATCCCAGACTCCAGGGAACAGCTCATTATGCGTAAGAGAATCTGTGCTGAATAAGTCGCATCCCAGATCCTACCCCCAAGGATCAGACAATAAGTGTATTAACCATGTGCAGGGGGAGAGGCGTAATAATAACCATGGGAAAGGTGGATGCGTAATAACCATGGGAAGGGTAGACGCGTAACAATAACCATGGTGAGGGTAGATGCGTAATAATAACCATgtgaggggagaggtgtaataataactatgtgaggggagaggtgtaataataaccatgggagaggtgtaataataactatgtacagagggagaggtgtaataaccatGGGAGGGGAGAGGCGTAATAATAACCATgtgaggggagaggtgtaataataactatgtgaggggagaggtgtaataataaccatgggagaggtgtaataataactatgtacagagggagaggtgtaataaccatGGGAGGGGAGAGGCGTAATAATAACCatgggagaggtgtaataataacTATGTACAGAGGGAGAGGCGTAATAATAACCATGTGcagggggagaggtgtaataagagaggagatgtaatgatgatataacaGTATTCACAGAGGGGATATGGAATGATATAATGGTATTCACTGGACAGATATGTAATAATGATATAGCGGTATGAAGGCGGGGTTACATCATTTGTGCGTTTAGTTCTCCAATCTGATGAGCTCCATTGTTGTCCTCAGATGCTGTGAGACTGACTGCGGACCCCAGCACTGTCCACAAGAAGATTGTCCTCTCTGACATGTTCACCAGATTATCGGTCAGCGACTTGCCTCAGAACTACAAGGAGAGTCCGCAGAGGTTTATCAGCTGCTCCCAGCTCCTCTGCTCCCAGGGCTTCTCACAAGGCGTCCATTACTGGGAGATCCTAAAAGAAGGCGGGAACTTCAGCGGGTTGGGTGTGGCCTACCAGAGTATCGCCCGCACTGGAACGGAGAGTCGTCTCGGCCGCAACAAGGTGTCCTGGTGCATCGAATGGTGTAATGGGAAGCTGCAGGCCTGGCACGATGACAAACAGACCGACCTCACCACCCCCAACACCAACAAGTACGGGGTGCTGCTGAACTGTGACCAAGGCTTCATCACTTTCTATTGCATTGGGAAAAGGTTCAGTGAAATTTATAAATTTCGGGCCAAGTTTACGGAGCCGGTGTACCCGGCCTTCTGGATGTTCTCCAATAAGACCGTCCTGGTCCTTAATGCATTCCCGACAGAGGCCACTTTCACCAAGTGACGTGGTCCTCCAGTGGGGAGGAGGGCGTTAGAGAGGGTTTAATGCATCTCCACAGAATGCTGTTTATGAaccactctagtcacatccagagctgcatccagcACCAAGATGTTTTCTTGGGGTGTTTTTATGTGATTCTTATCTCTTTTGTGATTAATGTATTCCTAAATGTATCCCTCACCTCAAGGCAAACGTAATCCCATAATCCTCTTCACCATCAGGGTACGCCATCGTTTTAGTGagggttgtaatttttttttgatgTCTCATCCAGGATATCCTGGATCTTGAATATTGTGTTCAGGGTCTTGGCCTTGTTACGATTCCTGCCACCATATTGTTTATTGGCCTCCATTTGTCAGTGGCAGATCCTGCAGATCTTTGGCTCTGGAATCTTTTGGATCCGATGCTTGGATACTAATCCATACCAAGCGGGGTCATGGGCAGGGGTCTGCATGACTGATACATTGGGGAGGATGTATTAACCCAttactccagttttctggtataagtGGGTGATAATGTGATGCATCTCTGGCCCTTTTTTGGGTCAAAGATGGACTATACCCCCCGTATTTGCCACTTTCTGCAGATATGGATCGAGCAGGGCGTATTTGCCGCATTGTGGCCCTCCTCATGGTTGTGTCCGGAGCCCCGATGTCACTGTGGTCGGCATCTTGGCCTCTCTGGTAATTGGTTGTACGTTATCTCAGGCTTCAGTGTTCCTCTATTGTACGATGGATGATATGGGCTCTGAGCCGGCAGGACTCTGGTCTATATATACAGTCGCTCCTGGTTGTCTGAGACAGGCTTCCTTCTTATATTTGGAGGTTAGGGGGCTTCCTCTCCAGTTGCTCTAGGTTAGATTTATTGATTTCTCTTACTTTGTCCATGATGGAAGTGCTGCAGTTCTCATCTTGGCCATTAGGTGTCAGGACTGTAGTCAACATTGGTCAAAAAAGTAGCCCTTTACAGCATGTAGTAAAAACTAGTAACCGAGGGTAACAGACAGACTGAGAGCTCTGGTGTATGACATGGGCATAGAGAAGGCCATGTCAGGTAATGTACTAAACACTGAGCTTTCTGGAGAGGCCTGGTGACATCACACTGAGGGGGAGGAGCTATGTGGACAGATCTGGTGACATCACAGCGAGGAGGAGGAGTTATGGTGATCACCTTGAGGATAGGGCCGGAGTGTGCTTAGGGTGGGATTGGTGGTCATGACCTAGGTGGTCCGGTCACCTGCAGTGACTATTTGTGCCCATATCCCCTATCTTTAGGTTTGGGGGTTCAGGACCGAGTGGTGTGGTCGCTGGGTGTGAGCTTGTATTATAGCATTTACTCCCGGGGTCCCCACTATAGTAACACTAATGTCTGCCGAGACCCCTGAGATGGGGCTGAAGCCGCTGAGCTCTGTGTGGACCTGTACAGGGGGGTCTTATAGACTCCATGCTATATTTAAACATGGGGtcttcttgctgcaaatcctctGTTGTGCTGTGATTGCAAGGATTTCTCCTATTATGATGTTTTAG contains:
- the LOC142210428 gene encoding E3 ubiquitin/ISG15 ligase TRIM25-like isoform X2, producing MSIMAQSLADMAEELTCSICLSLFTTPVTLPCGHNFCSQCLDLSWKGQEGSYSCPQCRYVFSSKPELMKNTLLSNLVSQVVAARGNGEEPDQAAAEDREDEDEEEEIPDRSAVLCDSCRKVAASKTCLTCMASFCQEHLMPHLQSPAFLDHLLSQPLGDLQQRKCPEHGKLMDQYCCDHGQCLCCYCALSHKTCKTYTLQEAKQLKELHYTNLLRSVNQKIEKALSTAEEVQCEQKRVLETTKKKKELLEAEYEEIKSLIDEERCRAMAKIEEEEKKVTGKFNFTQSVLSKKRQEYEKMRNRVQSLLQEQDDLQFLKRASKLKDTTSKEPYKPKTEFDDKLLQGIYKSAVALKETVKSRIGQIGTPEWRSQTSPKSPGAEPVVESEEASDWWRPTSPNPGKSGEKPQTKIKPKIKKTPNTPPAAASAPKPEERPQRSPRSKSVTNIPDSREQLIMHAVRLTADPSTVHKKIVLSDMFTRLSVSDLPQNYKESPQRFISCSQLLCSQGFSQGVHYWEILKEGGNFSGLGVAYQSIARTGTESRLGRNKVSWCIEWCNGKLQAWHDDKQTDLTTPNTNKYGVLLNCDQGFITFYCIGKRFSEIYKFRAKFTEPVYPAFWMFSNKTVLVLNAFPTEATFTK
- the LOC142210428 gene encoding E3 ubiquitin/ISG15 ligase TRIM25-like isoform X1 — encoded protein: MSIMAQSLADMAEELTCSICLSLFTTPVTLPCGHNFCSQCLDLSWKGQEGSYSCPQCRYVFSSKPELMKNTLLSNLVSQVVAARGNGEEPDQAAAEDREDEDEEEEIPDRSAVLCDSCRKVAASKTCLTCMASFCQEHLMPHLQSPAFLDHLLSQPLGDLQQRKCPEHGKLMDQYCCDHGQCLCCYCALSHKTCKTYTLQEAKQLKELHYTNLLRSVNQKIEKALSTAEEVQCEQKRVLETTKKKKELLEAEYEEIKSLIDEERCRAMAKIEEEEKKVTGKFNFTQSVLSKKRQEYEKMRNRVQSLLQEQDDLQFLKRASKLKDTTSKEPYKPKTEFDDKLLQGIYKSAVALKETVKSRIGQIAGTPEWRSQTSPKSPGAEPVVESEEASDWWRPTSPNPGKSGEKPQTKIKPKIKKTPNTPPAAASAPKPEERPQRSPRSKSVTNIPDSREQLIMHAVRLTADPSTVHKKIVLSDMFTRLSVSDLPQNYKESPQRFISCSQLLCSQGFSQGVHYWEILKEGGNFSGLGVAYQSIARTGTESRLGRNKVSWCIEWCNGKLQAWHDDKQTDLTTPNTNKYGVLLNCDQGFITFYCIGKRFSEIYKFRAKFTEPVYPAFWMFSNKTVLVLNAFPTEATFTK